In Phreatobacter aquaticus, a single genomic region encodes these proteins:
- a CDS encoding MFS transporter: protein MAVAAIDDETGAVPWRALFVLGMASFASSSALRFCDPLLPKIADAFQTTPGSAAIVVTTYSVAYGGFQLLTGPLGDRYGKVRMIAAGAFLCGLFTLFSAYATSLGQLATFRFLAGLTGAAIIPNCLAFIGDTIPFAHRQAVMARYAMFMSMGAISGQAIGGLLADAFGWHAAFVLVGTLLILAGAVLGVQLRVNPVLSRRTAVPEGGLRGAFLQILQIRTSSAARLLLGTVTLEAAIHIGAMAFVGAHLRQAYGVSYTAIGLLTALSAAGAASYSLFAPMLLRRFGQQTLVGSAAFFLMASFGLLALTPPLWVVAIALTAGGLGFVLLHNSLQSNATQINPEARGAALSTFAFSFFAGQTVGVAAASWIYDHFGAPPLFTMAAILMPMLVFWFRSRLGALWAR, encoded by the coding sequence ATGGCGGTTGCAGCGATTGATGACGAGACGGGCGCCGTTCCCTGGCGGGCGCTGTTCGTGCTGGGCATGGCGTCCTTCGCCTCGTCTTCGGCACTGCGCTTCTGCGACCCGCTGCTTCCCAAGATTGCCGATGCCTTCCAGACAACGCCCGGATCGGCGGCGATCGTCGTCACCACCTATTCGGTGGCCTATGGCGGGTTCCAGCTGCTGACAGGACCGCTCGGCGACCGTTACGGGAAGGTGCGCATGATCGCTGCCGGCGCCTTCCTCTGCGGGCTGTTCACGCTGTTTTCCGCCTATGCGACCAGCCTCGGCCAGTTGGCGACGTTTCGCTTCCTCGCCGGCCTGACGGGCGCCGCGATCATCCCGAACTGTCTGGCCTTCATTGGCGACACCATCCCGTTTGCCCATCGCCAGGCCGTGATGGCGCGCTATGCCATGTTCATGAGCATGGGGGCCATCAGCGGCCAGGCGATCGGCGGCCTCCTGGCAGATGCCTTCGGATGGCACGCGGCCTTTGTGCTGGTCGGGACATTGCTGATCCTTGCGGGTGCCGTGCTCGGGGTCCAGCTCAGGGTCAATCCCGTCTTGTCGCGCCGGACTGCTGTTCCGGAGGGCGGTCTTCGCGGTGCATTCCTGCAGATCCTGCAGATCCGCACGAGTTCTGCAGCCCGTCTGCTCCTCGGCACGGTCACGCTCGAGGCAGCCATCCATATCGGTGCCATGGCGTTTGTCGGCGCGCATCTGCGCCAGGCCTATGGCGTCAGCTACACGGCGATCGGCCTCCTGACGGCGCTCAGCGCCGCGGGTGCCGCATCCTATTCGCTATTCGCACCGATGTTGCTGCGCCGCTTCGGCCAGCAGACACTGGTCGGCAGTGCGGCATTCTTCCTGATGGCCAGCTTCGGGCTGCTTGCGCTGACGCCGCCGCTCTGGGTTGTCGCGATCGCGCTGACTGCTGGCGGACTGGGCTTCGTCCTGCTGCACAATTCGCTGCAGAGCAATGCGACGCAGATCAATCCGGAAGCCCGCGGCGCGGCGCTCTCAACCTTCGCCTTCTCGTTCTTTGCGGGGCAAACGGTCGGGGTGGCAGCGGCCAGCTGGATCTACGACCATTTCGGCGCGCCACCGCTGTTCACGATGGCGGCGATCCTGATGCCAATGCTGGTGTTCTGGTTCCGCTCGCGGCTTGGCGCCCTCTGGGCGCGCTGA
- a CDS encoding valine--tRNA ligase: MLEKTYTPKDIEARMSAAWEKAEAFKAGRADRAGADPFCIVIPPPNVTGSLHMGHALNNTLQDVLCRYERMRGKDVLWQPGTDHAGIATQMVVERKLAAENKTDRRTMGREAFLKSVWAWKEESGGTIVNQLKRLGASCDWSRERFTMDEGLSKAVLKVFVDLYKQGLIYKDKRLVNWDPKLLTAISDLEVVQTEVNGNLWYFRYPVEGVAYDAENPSTYVTVATTRPETLLGDTGVAVHPDDERFRELIGRNVVVPISGRLIPIVADEYSDPEKGSGAVKITPAHDFNDFEVGKRHDLRAINIFTVEAKVDLTDNQDFLEGLEATPLQQDLWGQLHGLDRFEARKLIVKIMEEGGFLAKIEPHRHTVPHGDRGGVPVEPFLTDQWYVDAKTLAQAPLEAVRSGRTVFVPKNWEKTFFEWMENIQPWCVSRQLWWGHQIPAWYGPDGKVFVEASEDEAYEAALPIYVQEEILTEDQAYRLASEPENRGDFLKRDEDVLDTWFSSALWPFSTLGWPDDTAEVKRFYQTDVLVTGFDIIFFWVARMMMMGERFMDETPFHTVYIHALVRDEKGAKMSKSKGNVIDPLDLIDQFGADALRFTLAAMAAQGRDIKLATSRVEGYRNFATKLWNAARFAEMNECKRVATFDPAKVQSTLAKWIVGETAKAVGDIEAGIQTYKFNEAAGAAYRFVWNIFCDWFLEFAKPVFTGSDEAAKAEIRAATAWTLDQILKLLHPFMPFITEELWAVTGEEGPARAGVLALGEWPVLSGLEDPEAEAEIGWLVDTITAIRSIRAEMNVAPGAQLPLVLVGASARTQERAVRYGDLLNRLARLSDVTKADAAPKGSVQIVVRGETIALPLSGIVDVAAETVRLGKALKEAEGDIARCDAKLNNPNFMARAADDVVDEQRDKRAEAVERKAKVEAALARLSDLA; encoded by the coding sequence ATGCTCGAGAAGACCTATACGCCGAAGGATATCGAGGCCCGCATGTCGGCGGCCTGGGAAAAAGCCGAGGCCTTCAAGGCCGGTCGGGCCGACCGCGCCGGCGCCGATCCATTCTGCATCGTCATTCCGCCGCCCAATGTCACCGGCTCGCTGCATATGGGCCACGCGCTCAACAACACGTTGCAGGACGTGCTCTGCCGTTACGAGCGCATGCGCGGCAAGGACGTTCTCTGGCAGCCCGGCACCGATCACGCCGGCATCGCCACCCAGATGGTGGTCGAGCGCAAGCTGGCTGCCGAGAACAAGACCGACCGCCGCACCATGGGCCGTGAGGCGTTCCTGAAGTCGGTCTGGGCCTGGAAGGAAGAATCCGGCGGCACGATAGTCAACCAGTTGAAGCGCCTCGGCGCCTCCTGCGACTGGTCACGCGAGCGGTTCACCATGGATGAGGGCCTGTCCAAGGCCGTGCTCAAGGTGTTCGTCGATCTCTACAAGCAGGGGCTGATCTACAAGGACAAGCGGCTGGTCAACTGGGACCCGAAGCTGCTGACCGCCATTTCCGACCTTGAGGTCGTCCAGACCGAGGTCAACGGCAACCTCTGGTATTTCCGCTATCCCGTCGAGGGCGTGGCCTATGATGCCGAGAACCCGTCGACCTATGTGACGGTGGCGACGACCCGTCCCGAGACGCTTCTCGGCGACACCGGCGTGGCCGTTCATCCCGATGACGAGCGCTTCCGCGAACTGATCGGCCGTAATGTCGTGGTGCCGATCTCCGGCCGGCTGATTCCGATCGTCGCCGACGAATATTCCGACCCGGAAAAGGGCTCCGGCGCCGTGAAGATCACGCCTGCGCACGATTTCAACGACTTCGAGGTCGGCAAGCGCCACGACCTCAGGGCGATCAACATTTTCACCGTCGAGGCCAAGGTCGATCTCACGGACAATCAGGACTTTCTTGAGGGCCTCGAGGCCACGCCGCTGCAGCAGGACCTTTGGGGCCAGTTGCACGGTCTTGATCGCTTCGAAGCGCGCAAGCTGATCGTCAAGATCATGGAGGAGGGCGGTTTCCTCGCCAAGATCGAGCCGCACCGCCACACCGTGCCGCATGGCGATCGCGGCGGTGTGCCGGTGGAGCCCTTCCTCACCGACCAATGGTATGTCGACGCCAAGACGCTGGCTCAGGCGCCGCTCGAAGCCGTGCGCTCGGGCCGTACCGTCTTCGTGCCGAAGAACTGGGAAAAGACCTTTTTCGAATGGATGGAGAACATCCAGCCCTGGTGCGTGTCGCGCCAGCTGTGGTGGGGCCACCAGATCCCGGCATGGTACGGGCCCGACGGCAAGGTCTTCGTCGAGGCGAGCGAGGACGAAGCCTACGAGGCCGCCTTGCCGATCTATGTGCAGGAGGAAATCCTCACGGAAGATCAGGCCTATCGCCTCGCCAGCGAACCCGAGAACCGCGGCGACTTCCTGAAGCGCGACGAGGACGTGCTGGACACGTGGTTCTCCTCCGCGCTCTGGCCGTTCTCGACGCTCGGCTGGCCAGATGACACGGCGGAAGTGAAGCGCTTCTACCAGACGGACGTGCTGGTCACCGGCTTCGACATCATCTTCTTCTGGGTCGCCCGCATGATGATGATGGGCGAGCGTTTCATGGACGAGACGCCGTTCCACACGGTCTACATCCACGCCCTCGTCCGTGACGAGAAGGGCGCCAAGATGTCGAAGTCGAAGGGCAACGTCATCGACCCGCTCGACTTGATCGACCAGTTCGGCGCCGACGCCCTGCGCTTCACTCTGGCCGCCATGGCAGCGCAAGGCCGCGACATCAAGCTCGCGACCAGCCGTGTCGAGGGCTATCGCAACTTCGCGACCAAGCTCTGGAATGCCGCTCGTTTCGCCGAGATGAACGAGTGCAAGCGGGTTGCGACCTTCGATCCGGCCAAGGTGCAGTCCACGCTGGCGAAGTGGATCGTCGGCGAAACCGCCAAGGCGGTCGGTGACATCGAGGCCGGCATCCAGACTTACAAGTTCAATGAAGCTGCAGGCGCCGCCTACCGCTTCGTCTGGAACATCTTCTGTGACTGGTTCCTCGAATTCGCCAAGCCGGTGTTCACCGGCAGCGACGAAGCCGCAAAGGCCGAGATCCGGGCGGCCACCGCCTGGACGCTCGACCAGATCCTGAAACTGCTTCACCCGTTCATGCCCTTCATTACCGAGGAACTGTGGGCAGTGACGGGAGAGGAAGGGCCGGCGCGTGCAGGGGTTCTGGCGCTGGGAGAATGGCCGGTCCTGAGCGGTCTCGAAGACCCGGAGGCCGAGGCCGAGATCGGTTGGCTGGTCGACACCATCACCGCCATCCGCTCGATCCGCGCCGAGATGAACGTCGCGCCCGGCGCGCAACTGCCGCTGGTTCTGGTGGGTGCCTCGGCACGGACCCAGGAGCGTGCTGTCCGCTATGGCGACCTGCTCAATCGCTTGGCCCGTCTGTCCGACGTCACCAAGGCTGATGCCGCGCCGAAGGGCTCGGTGCAGATCGTCGTCCGAGGCGAGACCATCGCGCTGCCGCTGTCCGGGATCGTTGATGTCGCCGCCGAGACCGTCCGTCTCGGGAAGGCGCTCAAGGAGGCCGAGGGCGACATCGCGCGCTGCGATGCCAAGCTCAACAATCCGAACTTCATGGCGCGCGCCGCTGATGACGTGGTCGATGAACAGCGCGACAAGCGCGCGGAAGCGGTGGAGCGCAAGGCCAAGGTGGAAGCCGCGCTGGCAAGGCTCAGCGACCTCGCCTGA
- the ilvD gene encoding dihydroxy-acid dehydratase, which yields MTAPTFDKAKLPSRHVTEGPSRAPHRSYLYAMGLTSKQIHQPFVGVATCWNEAAPCNIALMRQAQAVKKGVESAQGTPREFCTITVTDGIAMGHAGMKASLPSREIIADSVELSMRGHAYDALVGLAGCDKSLPGMMMAMVRLNVPSIFIYGGSILPGTFRGKQVTVQDLFEAVGRHSVGEMSAEDLDELERVGAPSAGACGAQFTANTMATVSEAIGLALPYSAGAPAPYDIRDAFCYAAGEKVMELIAKGIRPRDIVTRKALENAATVVAASGGSTNAALHLPAMAHECGIKFDLFDVAEIFKKTPYIADLKPGGKYVAKDMFEAGGIPLLMKALLDGGFLHGDCMTVTGRTIAENLASVKWNPDQDVVYPTSKPLTKTGGVVGLKGNLAPAGAIVKVAGMKKLRFKGPARCFDREEECFAAVTARTIKDGEVIVIRYEGPKGGPGMREMLATTAALYGQGMGDKVALITDGRFSGATRGFCIGHVGPEAQVGGPIALLRDGDMIEIDAVKGTLKVRLTAAELRARKKEWQGPKPTEYGSGAIWKYAQQVGPAVDGAVTHPGAAGEKHVYADV from the coding sequence ATGACCGCACCGACGTTTGATAAGGCGAAGCTTCCGTCCAGGCACGTCACGGAGGGTCCGAGCCGCGCTCCCCATCGCTCATACCTCTATGCGATGGGCCTTACCTCCAAGCAGATCCACCAGCCATTCGTTGGCGTTGCGACCTGCTGGAACGAGGCGGCTCCGTGCAACATTGCGCTGATGCGTCAGGCTCAGGCGGTGAAGAAGGGCGTCGAGTCCGCGCAGGGCACGCCGCGCGAGTTCTGCACGATCACTGTCACCGACGGCATCGCCATGGGCCACGCGGGCATGAAGGCCTCGCTGCCCTCGCGCGAGATCATCGCCGACTCCGTCGAGCTCTCCATGCGTGGCCATGCCTATGACGCGCTGGTCGGCCTTGCTGGCTGCGACAAGTCGCTGCCCGGCATGATGATGGCCATGGTGCGCCTCAACGTGCCGTCCATCTTCATCTATGGCGGCTCGATCCTGCCAGGCACGTTCCGCGGCAAACAGGTCACCGTCCAGGATCTGTTCGAAGCGGTCGGCAGGCATTCGGTCGGCGAGATGTCGGCCGAAGACCTGGACGAGCTTGAGCGCGTCGGCGCGCCGTCCGCCGGCGCCTGTGGCGCCCAGTTCACCGCCAACACGATGGCGACTGTGTCGGAAGCCATCGGCTTGGCGCTGCCCTATTCGGCCGGCGCACCGGCCCCATACGATATCCGCGACGCCTTCTGTTACGCCGCCGGCGAGAAGGTGATGGAACTCATCGCCAAGGGCATTCGCCCGCGCGATATCGTCACCAGGAAGGCCTTGGAAAATGCCGCGACCGTGGTCGCCGCCTCGGGCGGGTCGACCAATGCGGCGTTGCATCTGCCGGCCATGGCGCATGAGTGCGGCATCAAGTTCGACCTGTTCGACGTCGCCGAGATCTTCAAGAAGACGCCTTACATCGCCGACCTGAAGCCAGGCGGCAAATATGTCGCCAAGGACATGTTCGAGGCAGGCGGCATTCCGCTTCTGATGAAGGCGCTGCTCGACGGCGGCTTCCTCCATGGTGACTGCATGACGGTCACCGGCCGCACGATTGCCGAGAACCTGGCTTCGGTGAAATGGAACCCGGACCAGGATGTCGTCTATCCGACGTCGAAGCCGCTGACCAAGACCGGCGGCGTCGTCGGCCTGAAGGGCAATCTGGCGCCTGCCGGTGCGATCGTGAAGGTCGCTGGCATGAAGAAGCTCAGGTTCAAGGGGCCAGCCCGCTGCTTCGACCGCGAGGAAGAGTGCTTCGCAGCCGTCACCGCCCGCACCATCAAGGACGGCGAGGTCATCGTGATCCGCTATGAGGGCCCCAAGGGCGGCCCCGGCATGCGCGAGATGTTGGCGACCACGGCGGCGCTCTACGGCCAGGGCATGGGCGACAAGGTGGCGCTCATCACCGATGGCCGGTTCTCCGGTGCGACCCGTGGCTTCTGCATCGGCCATGTCGGGCCGGAGGCTCAGGTCGGCGGTCCGATCGCGCTTCTTCGCGACGGTGACATGATTGAGATCGATGCCGTCAAAGGAACGCTCAAAGTTCGCCTTACGGCCGCCGAATTGCGGGCGCGTAAGAAGGAGTGGCAGGGCCCGAAACCCACCGAGTACGGGTCGGGCGCCATCTGGAAATACGCTCAGCAGGTCGGCCCAGCGGTCGATGGAGCCGTGACCCACCCGGGTGCGGCAGGGGAAAAGCACGTCTATGCCGATGTCTGA
- a CDS encoding tetratricopeptide repeat protein, translated as MPMSDAFKVRAFVLALVVALSPAVPTGALAFDGVPRTDDRSPLEAFRAGARALRDGRTDEAVSALQFAANGGHAASAWKLGRMYMDGDGVAQNDLKAFETFRRITIERGDESPNSPDARFISSAFVAMGNYLIEGIPNTYVRANPQRAFELYFYAASTFGDADGQFRLGRLLLEGQGTTRDPRQAARWLSLAAGKSHYKAQAVLGHMLFTGAGVPRQAPRGLMFLTLAKEAASEEDTWVTVMYDEAMRSASDDERGVALRMVEAWLKTAPRR; from the coding sequence ATGCCGATGTCTGACGCCTTCAAGGTTCGCGCATTCGTCCTGGCGCTGGTGGTGGCTCTTAGCCCCGCCGTGCCGACGGGTGCGCTTGCCTTCGATGGCGTGCCGCGCACAGACGACCGCTCGCCGCTGGAAGCGTTCCGGGCAGGCGCGCGGGCGCTGCGCGACGGCCGGACGGATGAAGCGGTGTCGGCGCTTCAGTTCGCCGCGAATGGTGGCCATGCCGCATCCGCCTGGAAGCTCGGGCGGATGTATATGGACGGCGACGGCGTCGCCCAGAACGACCTCAAGGCCTTCGAGACCTTCCGCCGCATCACAATCGAGCGCGGCGACGAAAGCCCGAACTCGCCGGACGCCCGGTTCATTTCGTCCGCCTTCGTGGCGATGGGCAATTATCTGATCGAAGGCATTCCGAACACCTATGTGCGGGCCAATCCGCAGCGGGCCTTCGAACTCTATTTCTACGCGGCCTCCACCTTCGGCGACGCCGATGGCCAGTTCCGCCTTGGCCGCCTGCTGCTCGAAGGGCAGGGGACCACGCGCGATCCCCGCCAGGCGGCGCGCTGGTTGTCGCTGGCCGCCGGCAAAAGCCATTACAAGGCGCAGGCCGTGCTTGGCCACATGCTGTTCACCGGCGCCGGTGTGCCGCGCCAGGCACCGCGCGGCCTGATGTTCCTGACGCTGGCCAAGGAAGCGGCGAGCGAAGAGGATACCTGGGTCACTGTCATGTATGACGAGGCCATGCGGTCGGCCTCCGATGATGAGCGCGGCGTGGCGCTGCGCATGGTGGAAGCCTGGCTCAAGACGGCGCCAAGGCGCTGA
- a CDS encoding cytochrome P450, whose product MNAQDIQARFAPQGLDHPAERLGPWRFLRTLIRNPLETWPRALFEERSMRLDFAGRPLLFVMDPAAVDDVLVGKADIFPKAPIVQRAIGAAVGTKSIFTAEGADWRWQRRASSPPFRHGTILGFVPAFAEAAEATARDLAGKGQGTVDIAEAMMKTTFDVIVETMLSGRGGFDIERFGTEITRYFDTIGWVAAYAVLGLPQWVPYPGRKGARAGNGFLRKEMARVVAERRAHPGEVPDLLDFMIAAKDPETGRAMTDAELADNLLTFVVAGHETTALALTWAIWLTANAPEVERKVLDEVASVAGDGPIEASHVEALVYCKQVIQEAMRLYPPAPLIPRISTEATTLGEDQIFANMPVYVPVYAIHRHKRLWDEPEAFAPERFRPDLARALHRGAYLPFGAGPRICIGAAFAQIEAVVIFATLMRAVRFTPIPDHRPMPTTRLTLRPEGGMPMTVARR is encoded by the coding sequence ATGAACGCGCAGGACATCCAGGCGCGCTTCGCTCCTCAGGGGCTCGATCATCCCGCAGAGCGGCTTGGCCCCTGGCGCTTCCTGCGCACCTTGATCCGCAACCCTCTCGAGACCTGGCCGCGAGCGCTCTTCGAGGAACGCTCGATGCGCCTCGACTTTGCCGGTCGGCCGCTGCTGTTCGTCATGGATCCGGCCGCCGTTGACGATGTGCTTGTCGGCAAGGCTGACATCTTCCCCAAGGCGCCGATTGTCCAGAGGGCCATCGGAGCCGCCGTTGGCACCAAGTCGATCTTTACGGCCGAGGGCGCCGACTGGCGCTGGCAGCGCCGGGCCTCATCCCCACCGTTCCGCCATGGCACCATCCTCGGCTTTGTGCCGGCCTTCGCGGAAGCCGCCGAGGCAACGGCCCGGGACCTCGCCGGCAAGGGCCAGGGGACGGTCGACATCGCCGAGGCGATGATGAAGACGACCTTCGATGTGATCGTCGAGACCATGCTGTCGGGCAGGGGCGGCTTCGACATCGAGCGCTTCGGCACCGAGATCACCCGCTACTTCGATACGATCGGCTGGGTCGCGGCCTATGCGGTGCTCGGCCTGCCGCAATGGGTCCCCTATCCAGGCCGCAAGGGCGCCCGCGCCGGCAACGGCTTCCTGCGCAAGGAGATGGCGCGCGTCGTCGCCGAGCGCCGGGCCCATCCCGGTGAGGTGCCGGATCTGCTCGACTTCATGATCGCCGCCAAGGATCCAGAGACCGGCCGCGCCATGACGGATGCCGAACTGGCCGACAATCTCCTGACCTTCGTCGTCGCCGGCCATGAGACGACCGCGCTGGCACTCACCTGGGCGATCTGGCTGACCGCCAATGCCCCCGAGGTCGAGCGCAAGGTGCTGGACGAGGTGGCATCGGTTGCTGGTGATGGCCCGATCGAGGCTTCCCATGTCGAGGCGCTTGTCTACTGCAAGCAGGTGATCCAGGAGGCGATGCGGCTCTATCCGCCGGCGCCGCTGATCCCGCGCATTTCGACCGAGGCGACGACTCTCGGCGAGGACCAGATCTTCGCCAACATGCCGGTCTATGTGCCGGTCTACGCCATTCATCGCCACAAGCGCCTGTGGGACGAGCCGGAAGCCTTCGCGCCCGAGCGGTTCCGGCCCGATCTCGCCCGCGCGCTGCACCGTGGCGCCTATCTGCCGTTCGGTGCGGGCCCGCGCATCTGCATCGGCGCGGCCTTCGCCCAGATCGAGGCTGTCGTGATCTTCGCGACCCTGATGCGCGCCGTCCGCTTCACGCCTATCCCGGACCACCGGCCGATGCCGACGACGCGGCTGACGCTTCGCCCTGAGGGCGGCATGCCGATGACGGTCGCGCGGCGCTAG
- the xth gene encoding exodeoxyribonuclease III, whose translation MIIATWNVNSIKIRVENTISWLKERNPDVVCLQELKCVDEAFPREAFEAAGYNVATHGQKTYNGVAILSKLPLEDVTPRLPGDDADEQARYLEAVVSTPAGAVRIGSLYLPNGNPLGTEKFPYKIGWMNRLIAHARNRLTLEEPFLLCGDYNVIPMPIDARNPKDWVNDALFQPESRGKLRELAALGFTDAIRACDTSAELYSFWDYQAGAWPRNNGIRIDHLMLSPQAADRLVTAGIDKHVRGFEKPSDHVPVWCEIRV comes from the coding sequence ATGATCATCGCCACGTGGAACGTCAATTCCATCAAGATCCGCGTCGAGAACACCATCTCCTGGTTGAAGGAGCGCAACCCCGATGTCGTTTGTCTGCAAGAGCTGAAATGCGTCGACGAGGCGTTTCCGCGGGAGGCCTTCGAGGCGGCGGGCTACAATGTCGCGACCCATGGGCAGAAGACCTACAATGGCGTGGCGATCCTGTCGAAACTGCCGCTTGAGGACGTGACCCCTCGGCTTCCTGGCGACGATGCCGACGAACAGGCGCGCTATCTGGAAGCGGTGGTGTCGACACCGGCGGGCGCCGTGCGGATTGGCAGTCTCTATCTGCCGAACGGCAATCCGCTCGGCACGGAGAAGTTTCCCTACAAGATCGGCTGGATGAACCGCCTGATCGCCCATGCCCGCAACCGGCTGACGCTCGAGGAGCCGTTCCTGCTGTGCGGCGACTACAATGTCATTCCCATGCCTATCGATGCCAGGAACCCGAAGGACTGGGTCAATGACGCCCTGTTTCAGCCGGAATCCCGTGGCAAGCTGCGTGAACTGGCGGCGCTCGGTTTTACCGATGCCATCCGCGCCTGCGACACGTCCGCGGAGCTTTATTCGTTCTGGGACTATCAGGCGGGCGCCTGGCCCAGAAATAATGGCATCCGGATCGACCATCTGATGCTGTCACCCCAGGCCGCCGACCGGCTGGTGACGGCTGGCATCGACAAGCATGTGCGCGGCTTCGAGAAGCCGAGCGACCACGTGCCGGTCTGGTGCGAGATCAGGGTCTGA
- a CDS encoding pyridoxamine 5'-phosphate oxidase family protein: MWIDTEADLKALYGTVGEASVLKETTSLTPEYRALIAASPFCVLATVGPEGLDATPRGDAPGFVDVLDERTLVMPDRRGNNRIDSLRNVVRDPRVGLLFLVPGVNETLRLNGTARISADPALLGRYAVDGKIPVTALVITITEVFFQCARALHRSALWDAARHRSRRELPSAGDMLKGASAGQAGGAEYDNGLEERHKQTLY, encoded by the coding sequence ATGTGGATCGACACGGAAGCGGATCTGAAGGCCCTCTATGGCACGGTGGGAGAGGCCTCCGTTCTGAAGGAGACCACCAGCCTCACGCCGGAATACCGGGCCCTGATCGCGGCCTCGCCGTTCTGCGTGCTGGCGACGGTCGGCCCCGAGGGCCTTGATGCGACGCCGCGCGGCGATGCGCCGGGCTTCGTCGATGTGCTTGATGAACGCACCCTGGTCATGCCCGACCGGCGCGGCAACAACCGCATCGACAGCCTGCGCAATGTGGTCCGCGACCCGCGCGTCGGCCTGCTGTTCCTGGTTCCTGGGGTCAACGAGACCCTGCGCCTCAACGGGACGGCGCGCATCTCCGCTGATCCAGCTCTGCTTGGCCGCTACGCCGTGGACGGCAAGATCCCGGTGACCGCGCTCGTCATCACCATCACAGAGGTGTTCTTCCAGTGTGCCCGGGCGCTCCACCGCTCCGCGCTCTGGGACGCTGCGCGCCACCGCTCAAGGCGGGAGCTGCCTTCGGCCGGGGATATGCTGAAGGGCGCCTCGGCGGGCCAGGCTGGCGGGGCTGAGTATGACAATGGTCTGGAAGAGCGCCACAAGCAGACGCTCTACTGA
- the erpA gene encoding iron-sulfur cluster insertion protein ErpA, with protein MTEAVTVTDRAAERISKILGTEPPGSMLRISVEGGGCSGFQYKFDFTTDRNDDDLVIEKAGATVLVDEISLPYMAGTRLDWVEDLIGSAFKLENPNATASCGCGTSFTV; from the coding sequence ATGACCGAAGCCGTCACCGTCACCGATCGCGCCGCCGAGCGCATCTCGAAAATCCTGGGCACCGAGCCGCCTGGATCGATGCTGCGCATCTCGGTGGAGGGCGGCGGGTGCTCCGGTTTCCAATATAAATTTGATTTCACCACTGACCGGAACGACGACGATCTGGTGATCGAAAAGGCGGGCGCGACCGTCCTCGTCGACGAGATTTCCCTGCCCTATATGGCCGGTACCCGGCTCGACTGGGTGGAAGACCTGATCGGCTCGGCATTCAAGCTGGAGAACCCCAACGCAACCGCAAGTTGCGGATGCGGCACGAGCTTCACCGTCTGA